GTCCTGGGGCTGTGCGGAAGGAACAGATCCTCaggtgctgcccagagcccacaGAGCCCAGCCCTGGCGGGGTGTGAGCAAGCTCAGCGCTTCCTCCCAGCCCTTCCTACACATCTGCTGTGTGAGAtcaggagcagggagctgccacgtccccatcctcacccaAAAGCGGGGGAGCAAAGCCTGGAGCCGATAACAGCTGCATACCCCACGAGGACCACTGGCCTTTCACCATCCCCCTGACAGCCACCTGCAAATTCCCCTacgtccccatccctggggctCTATTGGGCAATGCTGTGCAGCCCCCCCACACCCAGCGCTCACCTCAGCCCGGTGCCGCTCCTGTCCATGTGTCTGCAGTGGGGCAGGAagggagctgagctgggagctgagcaccACGCCCCGCGTTGTGCAAGCCCCGCGGCTCGGTGATGCTGGCTGTTGGCCAGGGGCAGCTCCAggtgtgctgggctctgcctccTGCAAAGCACCCAGCACCGCTGCGTGCCAACCTGCTGCGTCACCCCCACGTCCTGACCTGCGTGGGTGCAGGGCGGTGGGACCGAAAGCACCCAGCTCCCACCTGGGGTGCAAATGTAACAGAGCTaggagcagggatggggtgGTCGTGCCCCCTGCGTTGCTCCGTGCTGTGGGTGCACGTGCCATGCACAGCCCTGTGGATCAAGTCCGTGGGGTCCTAACACGGCATCAGGGTTCCCAACTTCAGCCACTGCAGCATAGCACAGCAGCCAGAGATGTGACACCCACACCTCCTTAGCACTGCGGGATCCATCCCACCTCatccagcacagcccacagcagccctgcgaactcccaccccagccccagcaAAGTACCTGCCCTGCACTGGGGGACACAGGGTGGGTCtgggcagctctgggagcaggGAAACCCATTCCTGGCTGCATGTCCTGCAGCACTCCTGTGTGCTCGGGTCCCAGCTGCAGTGTGTCACGAAGGGAAGGTTTGTTCTGTTCCGAGTAACTGGGTGAGTCTGGCAAACAGCTCCGTGTGGTTATTGTCTGTGCACATGCACATACATGCTTGGGTTGAACAACAAAGGCAGGTCAAATCCTGCAGCAGGGACAACAGAGCCAGATTCCTGCACCAGAAACCACGGCGGCTCCTCCAGGTGATGCTCTGTGCCCCcgggggctctgagcaccaaACCCAGCAGCAAACCCAACCCAGCGCCGATGGGGCTCTCACTGTCAGTCCCATCCACGCCCGGAGTGAGCTGGGCAACAGCAACAGTTGTTAAGAGTCACAGGTTATACAATTATGACCCATTTCTAATACAATTTGCCTCACTAATACTTTGGCAACAGAACTTAAGTATCTCCAACCTACAGCACCCCACAGACACCGCCCCGCTCTGGGTGAGACCTTTCCCAACACTCAGCACCAACCAGGCAGCACGACCGTGCCCTGCTGACCACATCCTGCCCCATCCTCATGGGACCCAGAACGCATCCCTAAGTGGGCAACACCCCTATCCCATGGGATGCTGGGTCAGACCCTCCCTGTGTGGGCAGCCAAGTGTCACCGAGTGTCCCTGCTCCACCTCTGCCCCATTTCACGCCTCTGCCAATGTGGCCAGGGTGGGATTGCATTTCCTCTTGCCTGTGGTTTACCGGCCCCGTGGTTCCTGCTGGCACCACTCCGGCACAGCGCAGCTTTGTGGCCCCCAGGGCACGGTGCTGGGACCCCTCCCAGTGCAGGGCATGGCAGGCACTCACCATGCTGAGCTCAGGGCACTCGTGGCACACAAGAAACCACTCCCTGAGGCAATGGAGCCTTGCTGCATTTTTTCACTCCAGGTCAAGAAGAGTTGGtgctgtgccaggctgggggcacagtggggagcAGGAGAGCCCAAGCGAAACCTTGCGTGGTTCCCAGGCATCTCTCCTGTTCTGCtcagagcaaacacagcagtTCCCAGTGCCAAATCCGGGCCCTTCCTGttcccccccccttctctcAAAcgggagagggggagggggaagtgGGGTGATGCTACACCAGGCACCGACCTCCCTGCTGTAAGCAAAGCCAGGGCGCCTGGAGCCCTTCCCTGGCCACCTATCAGCAGGATCAGGAATTTGAGCTATTTTGTAGCAAGccatgagctgcagcagcaatcTGGGGGCTGTGGcctaagagagagaaaaagcaaagggagGAGATGCTGAAAGCCGCCCAGCTGGTCTGGTTtgctccccaggcagcagcaaaacCTGTGGTCCCAGCAGCCCCCCCACTGCAATTGGGGCATTTcagcaggggctgtgtgccccaCGGCTCTGACACCGTCATGGGGAGAAAGTTCAGTGCCTTCTGACGCGGGCAGAAGTTTTTGCCCACGGCAGTTGGGTGGGGAAGGAAAACAGCCCCGTGTTGTGCTGCGCTCCGTTGGGTATTTGGGCAGCCACGCCAAGAGCATACCTCCCATCTGCGGCTGTGCTTGGCCTTCACATTGCTCTTACTCCTTAGCAGGAAGCAGCCCTGAGTTGTGAATTCATGCCCACGTGGGAGTGGGACGCTTGGAACCCCCCCAAATCCATCGGCATCCCTGGGAATGCCCCATCCTGCAATCAGCACAACGTGAACGCAAAAAGCACTCAGTGACTTCCAGTGCGCTGACCCCGGGGCCTCCATAAGGAAGCAATCGAGCTGCGGAGCACGCAGCCTCCAAACACCACCGGAAAAAAACAGATCTCAACGTCTCCTTAAAAGGGTCTTCAATGGGGTTTGCAAGGCAGAGGTGCCAGGTCACGCAGTAGGGCCGGGTCCTGGCGCTGCCTTTGATCCACCCCAGCCCTGACCCCACTGCAGTGTGGGAGTCACCCGGGGCGTGGGAGCGGGGAATTGGCCGTAAATCAGAGGTTTTGTCCTCTATTCCCAGCAACAGTGACCTTGCTGGGAAGCATGGGCTGCCCCAAGCAGCGCCAGAGTCCCTCTGCATCCCCAACTGGGCTGGCATTGGCAATGCTTTAGTTTTAAATGCTGCCTTCCAGAAATTCAGGGGGCTTTGGGGCATCCCTCGCAATAGAGCAGTCCCTAGATGACGATGATGATGGAGAGTCTAGAAAATATTCAGCCTTTATGATAACACCCCCTGACACCAAGTGCTCTGTGCCCCACGGAGGCACCACTGTCCCCCATTCCCAATTCCTGCAGCACCACCTGGGACAACCTCAGCTCCCTTTGGTGCAGAACACAGACACACACCCGAAGGAACAAGATAACAGCACCGATGTCCCACCAGCCACTGCCAAACCCCAGCCTGGATGGTGCAaggctttgcagagctgctgcaatgCTTGCTCCAGGCGAGATAGCGCAgcacaacaacagcagcacctGGACAGTCAGGTCTTGCACTGGGTGACTGCTTCTTTGATGCATggaagtggggcagggatgtTTGGATGTGGGCTGGGCTGTGTTGGAtgtgtcccatccctgcagagaTTATGGCTTTCAGCTGGGGAGCACCTCTGGCTTTTGCTCTTAGAGGATAGCATTGATCATCAGCAGCCAACCATGCTGCAAATCAaacagcccagctctgtgctccgAAGGAGAGGTGAGGGCTTAGCACAAGGGGCAGCTTGAATCCTCTGGTGCTGAAGATCTCAGCAAGGAACATTATCCAGCAAAGAGAGGACAGAGATCAAACCAGCTTCACTTGAAAGAGATGAAAGGAATCCACACGTATGGAATGCACCATCTGCCACCATCACCCCAAGGGTGTCCAAACTCACCACTGTTTGTTCCACGTGCCAACAGAGACCCGGGAAGCAGAGACCCCCCTGTGCTCCTCCATCATCCTCACAGGGTGGCCCCACACATCATCCCTGTGAGAGAACCCAGCATCCACCACCCCCAGCACATctgagctgtgggctcaggTTAATGGGCTCAGGGTTAATGAGCTCAGACCTGCTGCAAAGTGGAAGCAGCTGAGGTggctgagcagagccctgcactgCAGGGCCGGGCAGGAGGCCCCCCATGTgccttttctctgcagcaaacacagcaaGTGCTGGGGCTTTCTGTGCACACGGAAAAAGTAATAATTGCACCCTCTAAATACAGCGAAACCAGTAACAGATCGAGCTGCTTGTTCAATGTTAATGTTACTTATGAGTGCATTCGCCATGAAATTATTGTTAATTATTCATTCCAGCTAATGTTCAGTTACTGTTGATGGCCTTAGAAATTGCAGAGCAGCCTGAGTCACGGCAGAACGCGACATATTACAGCAATAAACGGGATCATACTCTGCCATTTAATGTTATTGTTTAATCAATGGCTGGGgtgtttttcctctcctttattTGGCTGCTTTGCTCGGGTGTTTTtctccagcccacagcaggctCCTCACCCTTTTGCTTcgtggctgtggctgctgtacCAAGAGCAGCATCGCTCACAACCGgctccagagctgctctgtgcctttccaggggcagcacagcccttcgTGCCCCTCTTGGCATGAGATGTGCCCAAAAAGCAGGAGAACATCACTTagagacagaaatatttattcgCTGCAAAGATACACTCAGGACCCACTGAGGCACTGAGCGGAGACAGGCTCAGTGCATGGCGCAGAGCTGCTTGCCCCCCGCCTTGTGGTACCCAATGGCTggccctgcagcacctgctCTTACCCCAAATCCACCAGAACGATGCGAACCTCCTTGCCttgaggagaggagaggccGAGTCCCGTCTCCATGGTTGGGCCACCCCAGGGCTCCCAAGATGGGGTCGTGGGACGGTCCCATCTGGAGCAGGATCTCGGGCAGgcacagtgctccagcagccctAGGAAGGAGTCTTCTCCTGCTCGGGCAgtgtggtggggatggaggtTGTAGGGATGGAGGCGGTGGGGATGGAGGTTGTAGGGATGGAGGCAGTGGGGATGGAGGTTGTAGGGATGGAGGCACTGGGGATGGAGGCTGTGGGGGCTTTGTACCCCACCCCATGGAACACCTGTCCCCCTGTGCTTGCAGACTCGGCACAGTCATGGCTGTGGCAGTGGCTCTCCCCAGTGCCGGCCTGCAGGCGCTCCCGACACCGCTTGCCAATCAGGTAGGCGGCCTCTACCAGGCTGAGCACGATGCAGATGCAGGTGGTGACCACCATGAAGAGGGTGAATATAGTCTTCTCAGTGGGCCGGGAGATGAAGCAGTCCACGATGTTGGGGCAGGGGGGCAGCTGGCACTTCACCAAGCGGGGCAGGGTGTAGTTCCTGTAGATGTGGTAGAAGATGTAGAGGAAAACCATGTCCACGCCAGCCTTGACGATGAGGCTGAACAGGTACGTCCACCACAGCCCGCCTCGCTTCTTGCCGGGGTTGGGGAAGCGGGAGCGGTAGCTGTCCCCCCTCTCGGCGCGGTGCTGCAGCGCCTTGGCTTGGCGGTAAGCCACGTGCATGATGACCAGCAGGGAGGGACAGGTGACCAGGATGAGCTGCAGAGCCCACAGGCGGatgtgggagatggggaagAAGTGGTCATAACAGACGTTGGTGCAGCCCGGCTGCCGCGTGTTGCAGTCGAAGTCTTTGTGGTCGTCGCTCCAGACGCGCTCGGCTGCCACCACGTAGACCAGAAGGCGGAAGATGAAGACGAGGGAGAGCCAGATGCGGCCGAAGGCTGTGGAGTATCTGTTGACCCCACTGAGCAGCCCCTCGAACACCGACCAGTTCATGGTCTCCCGGTCCTGTTAGCTGCTCTGGGAAGAGAGGAGACACAGTGAGGGGCCGTCtctggcagcactggggggtCCCCACCTGTGTGCCCCATGGCACAGAGCCATGCTCCCACCTGGGTGCCCTCAGGGACAGCCAGCGCCCTTCTCTCACACTGAAGTATCCTCTGCCAAACACCGTCCCCACCTGTGGGCTCTGAGGACCCGGCAAAGCCTCAGGAGCAGCATCCTCCAGCCACTGCACACCGCGATCTGTGCCCGGCTCAGCCTGCCCCCATCCCACACCGCCCTCCCCATTTCTCACCTCATCACCCAGgtatttgttgttatttttttcttacactaCCAGGCTtggcaaaacaaacaggagCAGGCCGGGGTGTGACTCATCCAGCAGCTCCACCGCCACGTCCTCTCCCATCTCTGGAATCCAACATCTCCTCCACTCCTCCCACCCCAAAGCACAGGAGGAGCCTGACATCaactcagcagtgctgcccacaCACCAGGGCAGGCAGCTCCTGCGAGCTGG
Above is a genomic segment from Gallus gallus isolate bGalGal1 chromosome 23, bGalGal1.mat.broiler.GRCg7b, whole genome shotgun sequence containing:
- the GJB5 gene encoding gap junction beta-5 protein — encoded protein: MNWSVFEGLLSGVNRYSTAFGRIWLSLVFIFRLLVYVVAAERVWSDDHKDFDCNTRQPGCTNVCYDHFFPISHIRLWALQLILVTCPSLLVIMHVAYRQAKALQHRAERGDSYRSRFPNPGKKRGGLWWTYLFSLIVKAGVDMVFLYIFYHIYRNYTLPRLVKCQLPPCPNIVDCFISRPTEKTIFTLFMVVTTCICIVLSLVEAAYLIGKRCRERLQAGTGESHCHSHDCAESASTGGQVFHGVGYKAPTASIPSASIPTTSIPTASIPTTSIPTASIPTTSIPTTLPEQEKTPS